The genomic interval AAACCAGCAGTTCCCGCGTAGTTTGCAAGCCTAAGAAACTTTCCTTGGGGCCTTGCACCAACAGCAAGTCTCCAAACTTGAGGGGAACTTTACCCAGGCGCTCGCGCAAGACATCCGAGCCTCGACGAATGGCAATAACGGTCGCGTTGTACCGCTGCCGGAATCGGAGTTCTTTCAAGGTTGATCCGGCTAAACGGGAGTTCGACAAAATCAAAACTTCCCCCATGCGCTCTTCTCCGGAGGCCAGATCGGACACTTCCTCGTCAAACTTCACGGCGGGCAAAATGTCCAGCCCTTGCTCGTCTCGAATCCGCAGCAGATCATCACGGGTGCTTCGTACCAGCAAAATATCTCCGGCTGCCAGCACCTTGTCCGCAAGCGGTTGGGGAAAATGGACGTTGTCCCGAATCAGTTCAAGCACGTCGAAATCAAACTTGCGCTGCAATTCCGTGGATCGCAGGGTCTGACCAATCAAACTGGAACGGGGGCTAATTACCACTTCGCTCACGTATTCCCGCATGTCGTATCCTTCCGCTAGGAGATCCCCATCAGCAGGGCGTCGGGACGGCAACACACGAGGAGCAATAAAAATGAGGTAGAGCATCCCAACCGTAAACGTGGTTAGTCCGAGTGCCGTGAATTGAAAGAGTCCAAATTCACCGTAGCCCAGTTGGGCAGCAAGACCGCTGGCAAGGACGTTCGTAGAGGTGCCAATGAGCGTAATCATCCCGCCCAGAATCGTGGCGTAGGAGAGGGGAATCAGTAGCTTAGACGGTGATATTCGCTGTTTCCGACACCATTCCTCGATAATGGGTAAGAAAACCGCTACAACAGCCGTGTTATTGATAAACGCTGTAATAGGCCCCACGATTAGTCCCATTACTAAAATCTGCTGCTGAATATTTTTACCACCCCACTGCAGAAATAAATCCCGAACCCTGAGCACGACGCCAGTTCGAGAAATCCCTGCACTGAGAATAAACATGGCCATGACGGTGACAGTGGCCGAGTTGCCAAAGCCAGACACGCCTTGTTCAGGAGTAACTAAGCCCAAGAGCATCAACACAACGGCAATCACGATAGCCGTAATATCCGCCGGAAGCCATTCCGCTACGAAACAAACGAGTGCCAGGACAATGACAATCAGCGTTAAGGCAATGGGGTTTATTAGGGTAGTCATAGAATTTGGGGATAATCGTCGCGT from Synechococcales cyanobacterium T60_A2020_003 carries:
- a CDS encoding sodium-coupled transporter — its product is MTTLINPIALTLIVIVLALVCFVAEWLPADITAIVIAVVLMLLGLVTPEQGVSGFGNSATVTVMAMFILSAGISRTGVVLRVRDLFLQWGGKNIQQQILVMGLIVGPITAFINNTAVVAVFLPIIEEWCRKQRISPSKLLIPLSYATILGGMITLIGTSTNVLASGLAAQLGYGEFGLFQFTALGLTTFTVGMLYLIFIAPRVLPSRRPADGDLLAEGYDMREYVSEVVISPRSSLIGQTLRSTELQRKFDFDVLELIRDNVHFPQPLADKVLAAGDILLVRSTRDDLLRIRDEQGLDILPAVKFDEEVSDLASGEERMGEVLILSNSRLAGSTLKELRFRQRYNATVIAIRRGSDVLRERLGKVPLKFGDLLLVQGPKESFLGLQTTRELLVLEERDIESLRQDKAWIALAIIFSVIVLAAFNITPIMVSALAGVVLMILTGCLKPGEVYGAVRWDVIFLLAGLIPLGIAMDESGATKWLADVLVSTGGNLSGYWILLFFFAATSLLTETISNNAAVVLMLPVAVEVAKALSLNPLAFMFAVTFAASNSFMTPIGYQTNTMVYGPGGYKFLDFVRVGGPLNLLMAIVTPILIVVFYGLK